The Aeoliella mucimassa genome includes the window TGGTACCGCTCGTGGTGCTGATCAACCTGTTGATTATTTGTCTTCAGTTTCGCCATTGGCCGATCACGCTGGCCATTTTTGCCGGTATTCCAGTGGCCTTCGCTGGTGGAATGATTCTGCTGGCCATCTATGGCACCGAAATGAATACCGCAGTTTGGGTGGGGTTCATTGCTCTGTTCGGGATTGCGGTCGACGACGGTGTGGTGATTGCCACGTACCTCGACCAGGTGTTCACGCGACTCAAGCTCACGAGTGTCGAAGACATTCGCTTCGCCACGATCGAAGCGGGCAAACGACGGATTCGTCCCTGCTTGATGACCACGGCTACTACCGTGCTGGCTTTGCTGCCAGTGTTAGTGTCTACCGGCCGAGGAGCCGATGTCGCCAGAGCGATGGCTATTCCCGTGTTCGGTGGCATGCTTGTCGAGCTGGTTACGCTCTTCGTCGTACCGGTGGTGTTCTGCGCCTACAAAGAGTTCAAGATGCAAATGGGACTCGCTGATCGGCACTGGGAAGGTGTCGAAGAGGAAAGCCCACTCGATTCATTGGTTCCTGCTGCAGAAGGATAAGCAGCGGGATTGGTTTTGTTTTTTACCAACGAGAAAGGAAGGTAGAAATGGTTTTGCGATTTACGCTTAGCTTTGTGCTACTCACACTGTTCGGAGCTTCGGCTGCGAATGCCCAACAACCGAGCGAGTCGCCTTCGCCGGCTACTCACGAGATGGCTCCGGCAACCGACGCCAGCCACGCTGGGCATGAGATGGCTGAAGAGCCAAAGCAGGCCCTCCCCGGCCCTCACGGCGGTGTCGTGAGTCAGGCAGGCGACTTCCAGTTTGAGACACTGCTCGAATCGGGAGGTATCCATCTATTTGCCTACAATGCCCAGGGGCAACCGCTTGATGTTCAGCAAGTTCGCGGGGCGGCCACCCTGCAGTTGAAGGGCGACGCGAAGCGCTACCGCTACGACCTCTATCCCGAGGTGGAGCAGGACAAATCGGCCAAGTCGCTGAGTGTTTCGGTCGACTTGAGTCGTGTAGCAGGTCGCGAAGGTGAGCTGACGTTCCAACTGGCAGGCCTGGCGAGTTCGAATCGTCGCCCGGTGTCGTTCTCGACCCCGTTTGTGGGTCCGCTTTCCGAAGCACAGAAAACGGCAGCAGCCATCGCCGCCCAAGGTATCTGCCCTGTTAGTGGACAGCAACTCGGCTCGATGGGCGAACCGATCGCCGTGACCGAAGGCGAGCAGACCATCTACGTCTGTTGCGCGGGCTGTGTCAACAAGGTAAAAGCCGACTTTGCTACGTACCTGAAGAAGATCGAGCAAAAGATCGTCGCCGCGCCGGCAACCGAGGCCGACGCCGAAGCGATCAAACTGCAGAAGACCTGCCCGGTGACCGAGGCTCCTCTTGGATCGATGGGATCGCCGATCAAAGTGACCGGGCTTGATCGCGATGTCTATCTCTGCTGCCAAGGTTGCCTGAAAGCACTGGAGAAATCGCCCGAGAAGTACCTGGCAAAACTTCCTCCGCTGCCTACTCCGAAGCCGGTAGTGGTCCTGGCAACGAAGGACGACGCGGCCTTTGTCGCAGCACAGAAGCTCTGTCCGGTAATGGATGAACCGCTCGACGCGATGGGCGGTCCCTACAAGACCGTTGTCGAAGGCAAGGTTGTTTATCTTTGCTGCCCTGGTTGCGCAAAGATGCTCAACGCTGAGCCCGAGAAGTACCTAGCCAAGCTGAAGGAGCAGGGTATCACCCCGCCTGCGGCCAAGTAGCTGCAAGCGCAACTACGAAACAGGGGCAGAGCCAGGCCATGGCCTACTCTGCCCCTGATTAATGAATAACCATGGTTACAAGTTTGGAAACCAACTTGCCATAACAGACCAATCGAACGGAACCATCGTGGTCGGTTCGCTGTGCGATAGCAATTCCGGATGCCCCGTGCATTCTCAAGGAATGCGCAGGACTTTCCACAAAGCTCCACTGACTGCCCCAACTTCCCCCGTCATGGAGCCTGATCCTGAAACGCTGCAAAATCTGGTGCAGCAATCGTCGGAATGGTACGGAACTGCACCTCGCCTGGTACCGACTGAACCCCACGAATCGCCAAAAAGGGATATGCCCAAGGCGAAACACCGTTCACAACTAGCCGAGGCGGGACTCGAACCCGCACGTGGGTTACCCCACACTGGATTTTAAGTGTACTGAATGTACGTTCAGGTTACTGCCATGCACTCCAGGCTCGCGTTTTTTGCTCTCTTTTCACGTTCTGAGCGATGCAAAAAACTGATTTCAGGTAACACCCAAGGTAACACTTGGAGTCGCTATCGCAAGTGGTTGGCGGTGCCGGTCGTTATTACGATTGCCCCCCCATGCTTGACGCTAGCTAGGAACACCTGTTACATTCCTTGCCGCAACAATTTGGTAGCAGCGGCACCTGACTTAACAAAGCCACCAGAGTTCCCACGTGGAACCCTGGTGGCTTTTTTTATTGCCTACTCAGTAGCCCACCGAAGCGATTTTTGTTTTTGAACTTTAAGTGTCGAGATTTTGAGATTTGCGCCGAAAGAGCGTAAGAGGTGCTTACGGAAGCGCCACCAACAACACCACCAATACTTGCAAGGGAGTTTGGGTAATGCCAAGGAAACTCACAAACCAGAAAGCGATCGGAATCGACCCGCGAATGCGTTACACGCTCTTGGGATTCAAGCAGGCGGCTGGCGTGGGCGACAAGCTGATTCTCGCAGCGGCGAAAAAGGGTGTCTCGCTTCGCAAGAAGCGGATTGGCAAGCGGGTCTACATCGACGGCGAGGACGCGATTCGTTACCTCGACGAACTCGAAAAGTTACCAAAGCCGATTTGCGGGTGAGGGCTGAACAAAAAAACCCCGCCGAGTGAGTGGAACACCTCGGCGGGGCGAACATCGTGTAGCACACGGAGTGTAGCAGACCATGGGCATTGATGCTAGCCAAAAGCCGCTAGATTTTGAGTCTAGGAAGCGCGAACGGTATGTGATGCTTGAATCGGCGTTACGAATTTCTGGTGCGTCTGCAAAGGTATGGGCGTTGATCCGAACGATCGAGAGCGTTTGTGGCAGCACGGGAAAGCCCCTTAGGTGGAGCTACCAAACGATCGCGGAGAAACATGGTTACTCACGGTCGACCGCGAAGCGTGCTGTTGCTGACGCGATAAAGTCTGGCTTGGTCACTCTGACCACCGGAACTAACTATAACGGATCCCAAGCTGCCAACGAGCTCTCAATCGACTGGAATGCGGTTCGTCATCTTGCGATTAATCGCAGTGCCGAATACTCGCATCAGAGAGAATACAACCGCACCACTTCGACACCGGTAAAGGCACCGGACCACAGTGACCACCCCCCGGGTCAACTTGACCCCCCGGGGGGTCAGATTGACCCTACCCCCCGGGTCAATTTGACCCTACCCCCGGGTCAGATTGACCCCCCCTATATAGGAATAGATACAAAAGAAACCTCCACCACCACCGCAGACGACTGGGAGGAGGTGGAGGGGGAGGTTTTCAAGGCGGGTGTAAACGATGCAAGCAGATGCACTGCCGATGCTCGATCGAATGGCTCCCCCCCATCACAGGTTCGCGAGGTGCTTGCCTGGTGGAAAGAACACCGCGGTGGCTTCGACCACCCAGAAGCTGCTCTCTACAACCGCATTCGAAGATGCGAGCCAAGTACCGACGCCGATCAAGGCTGGCCCTCGTGGCGAGACGGGTACACACCACCAGAGGTGGAA containing:
- a CDS encoding eL24 family ribosomal protein, translated to MVLRFTLSFVLLTLFGASAANAQQPSESPSPATHEMAPATDASHAGHEMAEEPKQALPGPHGGVVSQAGDFQFETLLESGGIHLFAYNAQGQPLDVQQVRGAATLQLKGDAKRYRYDLYPEVEQDKSAKSLSVSVDLSRVAGREGELTFQLAGLASSNRRPVSFSTPFVGPLSEAQKTAAAIAAQGICPVSGQQLGSMGEPIAVTEGEQTIYVCCAGCVNKVKADFATYLKKIEQKIVAAPATEADAEAIKLQKTCPVTEAPLGSMGSPIKVTGLDRDVYLCCQGCLKALEKSPEKYLAKLPPLPTPKPVVVLATKDDAAFVAAQKLCPVMDEPLDAMGGPYKTVVEGKVVYLCCPGCAKMLNAEPEKYLAKLKEQGITPPAAK